One Callospermophilus lateralis isolate mCalLat2 chromosome 6, mCalLat2.hap1, whole genome shotgun sequence genomic region harbors:
- the Mrpl2 gene encoding large ribosomal subunit protein uL2m isoform X2 has translation MALWTLTRALGSLSLAPPAVTAPGTSLLPAAQVVSNALFQLPSALMLLPCRPILTSGALHAKFVSWKSRTKYTIVPVKKRKSGGRDHTGRIRVHGIGGGHKQLYRMIDFLRFRPEQETKPEPFEEKVIRVRYDPCRSADIALVAGGSRKRWIIATENMQAGDIILNSNHIGRMAGDAHPLGALPVGTLINNVESEPGRGAQYIRAAGTCGVLLRKVNGTAIIQLPSKRQMQVLETCTATVGRVSNVDHNKRVIGKAGRNRWLGKRPSSGLWHRKGGWAGRKIRPLPPMKSYVKLPSAAAQS, from the exons ATGGCCCTATGGACACTGACTCGTGCTCTGGGCTCTCTCAGTCTGGCGCCTCCGGCCGTTACCGCCCCCGGAACGAGTCTACTCCCTGCTGCGCAG GTGGTGAGCAATGCCCTCTTCCAACTGCCCTCTGCATTGATGTTGCTCCCCTGCCGCCCTATACTTACTTCTGGGGCCCTTCACGCCAAGTTTGTATCCTGGAAGAGTCGTACTAAGTACACCATCGTACCAGTGAAAAAGAGGAAATCTGGGGGTCGAGACCACACAG GCCGAATCCGAGTACATGGTATTGGTGGGGGCCACAAGCAACTTTATCGCATGATTGACTTTCTGCGGTTCCGGCCAGAGCAGGAGACTAAGCCAGAACCCTTTGAGGAAAAGGTTATCAGAGTCCGCTATGATCCTTGTAG GTCAGCAGACATAGCTCTGGTTGCTGGGGGCAGTCGGAAACGTTGGATCATTGCCACAGAGAACATGCAGGCTGGAGATATAATCCTGAACTCTAACCACATAGGCCGAATGGCAG GGGATGCACATCCTCTTGGGGCCTTGCCTGTGGGGACTCTCATTAACAACGTGGAAAGTGAGCCAGGCCGAGGGGCCCAGTATATTCGAGCTGCAG GGACTTGTGGTGTGCTGCTGCGGAAGGTGAATGGAACAGCCATTATCCAGTTGCCCTCTAAGAGGCAGATGCAG GTACTAGAAACGTGCACAGCAACAGTTGGCCGAGTATCGAATGTTGATCATAACAAACGGGTCATCGGCAAAGCCGGTCGGAACCGCTGGCTGGGCAAGAGGCCTTCCAGCGGGCTGTGGCACCGCAAGGGGGGGTGGGCTGGCCGAAAGATTCGGCCACTGCCCCCTATGAAGAGTTATGTGAAGCTGCCCTCTGCTGCTGCCCAAAGTTGA
- the Mrpl2 gene encoding large ribosomal subunit protein uL2m isoform X1, giving the protein MALWTLTRALGSLSLAPPAVTAPGTSLLPAAQVVSNALFQLPSALMLLPCRPILTSGALHAKFVSWKSRTKYTIVPVKKRKSGGRDHTGRIRVHGIGGGHKQLYRMIDFLRFRPEQETKPEPFEEKVIRVRYDPCRSADIALVAGGSRKRWIIATENMQAGDIILNSNHIGRMAVAAREGDAHPLGALPVGTLINNVESEPGRGAQYIRAAGTCGVLLRKVNGTAIIQLPSKRQMQVLETCTATVGRVSNVDHNKRVIGKAGRNRWLGKRPSSGLWHRKGGWAGRKIRPLPPMKSYVKLPSAAAQS; this is encoded by the exons ATGGCCCTATGGACACTGACTCGTGCTCTGGGCTCTCTCAGTCTGGCGCCTCCGGCCGTTACCGCCCCCGGAACGAGTCTACTCCCTGCTGCGCAG GTGGTGAGCAATGCCCTCTTCCAACTGCCCTCTGCATTGATGTTGCTCCCCTGCCGCCCTATACTTACTTCTGGGGCCCTTCACGCCAAGTTTGTATCCTGGAAGAGTCGTACTAAGTACACCATCGTACCAGTGAAAAAGAGGAAATCTGGGGGTCGAGACCACACAG GCCGAATCCGAGTACATGGTATTGGTGGGGGCCACAAGCAACTTTATCGCATGATTGACTTTCTGCGGTTCCGGCCAGAGCAGGAGACTAAGCCAGAACCCTTTGAGGAAAAGGTTATCAGAGTCCGCTATGATCCTTGTAG GTCAGCAGACATAGCTCTGGTTGCTGGGGGCAGTCGGAAACGTTGGATCATTGCCACAGAGAACATGCAGGCTGGAGATATAATCCTGAACTCTAACCACATAGGCCGAATGGCAG TTGCTGCTCGGGAAGGGGATGCACATCCTCTTGGGGCCTTGCCTGTGGGGACTCTCATTAACAACGTGGAAAGTGAGCCAGGCCGAGGGGCCCAGTATATTCGAGCTGCAG GGACTTGTGGTGTGCTGCTGCGGAAGGTGAATGGAACAGCCATTATCCAGTTGCCCTCTAAGAGGCAGATGCAG GTACTAGAAACGTGCACAGCAACAGTTGGCCGAGTATCGAATGTTGATCATAACAAACGGGTCATCGGCAAAGCCGGTCGGAACCGCTGGCTGGGCAAGAGGCCTTCCAGCGGGCTGTGGCACCGCAAGGGGGGGTGGGCTGGCCGAAAGATTCGGCCACTGCCCCCTATGAAGAGTTATGTGAAGCTGCCCTCTGCTGCTGCCCAAAGTTGA
- the Mrpl2 gene encoding large ribosomal subunit protein uL2m isoform X3, whose protein sequence is MALWTLTRALGSLSLAPPAVTAPGTSLLPAAQVVSNALFQLPSALMLLPCRPILTSGALHAKFVSWKSRTKYTIVPVKKRKSGGRDHTGRIRVHGIGGGHKQLYRMIDFLRFRPEQETKPEPFEEKVIRVRYDPCRSADIALVAGGSRKRWIIATENMQAGDIILNSNHIGRMAVAAREGDAHPLGALPVGTLINNVESEPGRGAQYIRAAGTCGVLLRKVNGTAIIQLPSKRQMQVCKYRY, encoded by the exons ATGGCCCTATGGACACTGACTCGTGCTCTGGGCTCTCTCAGTCTGGCGCCTCCGGCCGTTACCGCCCCCGGAACGAGTCTACTCCCTGCTGCGCAG GTGGTGAGCAATGCCCTCTTCCAACTGCCCTCTGCATTGATGTTGCTCCCCTGCCGCCCTATACTTACTTCTGGGGCCCTTCACGCCAAGTTTGTATCCTGGAAGAGTCGTACTAAGTACACCATCGTACCAGTGAAAAAGAGGAAATCTGGGGGTCGAGACCACACAG GCCGAATCCGAGTACATGGTATTGGTGGGGGCCACAAGCAACTTTATCGCATGATTGACTTTCTGCGGTTCCGGCCAGAGCAGGAGACTAAGCCAGAACCCTTTGAGGAAAAGGTTATCAGAGTCCGCTATGATCCTTGTAG GTCAGCAGACATAGCTCTGGTTGCTGGGGGCAGTCGGAAACGTTGGATCATTGCCACAGAGAACATGCAGGCTGGAGATATAATCCTGAACTCTAACCACATAGGCCGAATGGCAG TTGCTGCTCGGGAAGGGGATGCACATCCTCTTGGGGCCTTGCCTGTGGGGACTCTCATTAACAACGTGGAAAGTGAGCCAGGCCGAGGGGCCCAGTATATTCGAGCTGCAG GGACTTGTGGTGTGCTGCTGCGGAAGGTGAATGGAACAGCCATTATCCAGTTGCCCTCTAAGAGGCAGATGCAGGTGTGTAAGTACAG GTACTAG